The window CCCCGCCGGGCACAACGTTGCACTCGTGGGCCCCTCGGGCGCGGGCAAGTCGACCATCGCGCGCCTGCTCTTCCGCTTCTACGATCCGCTCGAAGGGCGCATCCTGATCGACGGGCAGGACATCCGCGAGGTGACCCAGGCGAGCCTGCGCGCCGCCATCGGCATCGTCCCGCAGGATTCGGTGCTGTTCAACGACACCATCGGCTACAACATCGCCTATGGCCGCGATGGTGCGGGCATCGCGGACGTGGAGGCCGCCGCGCGCGGCGCCGCGCTGATGCCGCTGATCGAGCGCCTCCCGCAGCGCTTCGACACCGAAGTGGGCGAGCGCGGGCTCAAGCTTTCAGGGGGCGAAAAGCAGCGCGTTGCCATTGCCCGCACGCTGGTCAAGAACCCGCCGATCCTGATGCTGGATGAGGCCACCAGCGCGCTCGACACGCGCACCGAGAAGGACATCCTGGGCACCCTCCAGCGCGTGTCGCGCGACCGCACCACGCTCTCCATCGCGCACCGTCTCTCGACCATCGCGGGCTCGGACCGCATCCTCGTCCTCAACGAGGGCCGGCTTGTCGAGAGCGCCAGCCACGGCGAGCTTCTCGCCCAGCGCGGGCTCTATGCCGAGATGTGGGCGCGCCAGGCCAGCGAAGCGGAAGATCTGGACGAAGCCGCCGAGTAACCTTAGCAACTTCCCTTTGAACCAGAGGAGGAGGGGTACGATGCGACGAGCTTCATGGGCCGCGCTTGCGCTGGCCGCTTTGATTGCGCCCACTGGCGCTCTTGCCGACAATACCGCGACCACGCAACCGGGCGCGGCGCAGGTCCCCAAGTCGATCGCCAAAATCCTCGCCAAAGGTGACGGTGCCACGCCAGAAACCGCTTACAAGGTACGTAGCGTCAAGCAGGAATACCAGGTTCTCGCCGCGTTTGGGATGCAGCGGCGACGGCAGGCCCTCGTCATGCAGGACAAGCCCTACGACCGGATCGAGGCGACCCATCCCGAAACCGGAGAGACGCGTACGTTCTGGTTCGACATCAGCGCATTTTTCGCTGCGGGCTTTTGAAGCCGCGGCGATGACCGCCCGCTAGCAGCTTGGTGCAGCGGGTTGCATTCAGCGCAGCCTTTGGGCAAAAGCGGCGCATTCGCAAGGACCCGGTGCAATTCCGGGTGGCTATCCCGGCCGCCGATCCGCCGGGCAACATCACACACATGCTTTTGAAGAACCCCGGTTTTTTGAATTGAAACCCGGCGCTCCCATGTGCCTGATGCGGAAAATTACCTAAATGAGCAGCTTTCTCGCCCACTACCGTCAGGGATGGCGGTCGAACATTCGCGCCGACGTGCTTTCGGGCCTCGTCGTCGGCCTCGCCCTGATCCCCGAAGCCATCGGCTTCTCGATCATCGCCGGGGTCGATCCGGCGGTCGGCCTCTGGGCCTCGGTCGCCATCGCGATCATCATTTCCTTCACCGGCGGGCGTCCCGCGATGGTCTCGGCCGCGACCGCTTCGGTGGCGGTGCTGGTCGGCCCGCTCGTGCGCGAGCACGGCGTCGACTATCTCTTTGCCGCGACCATCCTGATGGGCGTGTTCCAGATCATCGCAGGGATCCTGCGGCTGAACCTCGCCATGCAGTTCGTCTCGCGCTCGGTCATCACCGGCTTCGTCAACGCGCTCGCCATCCTGATCTTCATGGCCCAGCTGCCCGAGCTGACCGGCGTCACCTGGCACACCTACGCCATGATCGCGGGCGGTCTTGCCA is drawn from Novosphingobium decolorationis and contains these coding sequences:
- a CDS encoding DUF4919 domain-containing protein, whose protein sequence is MRRASWAALALAALIAPTGALADNTATTQPGAAQVPKSIAKILAKGDGATPETAYKVRSVKQEYQVLAAFGMQRRRQALVMQDKPYDRIEATHPETGETRTFWFDISAFFAAGF